The Pseudophaeobacter arcticus DSM 23566 genome includes a region encoding these proteins:
- a CDS encoding DUF3035 domain-containing protein, whose product MRIPLAIIGLICAVAVSGCAQKELRDIRGTGTGPDEFLVLPPKPLSAPDNYATLPPPTPGGQNRSDVNPQAEAVVALGGKPDALLPGRAIPASDSGLVTASSRYGVSPDVRQVLASEDAAFLKRRRRGGRIKIAPVDRYEQIYSKQTLDPFAVNEAFRRAGVATPSAPPRNEE is encoded by the coding sequence ATGCGAATTCCTCTGGCGATTATCGGTCTGATTTGTGCTGTGGCTGTATCTGGCTGCGCACAAAAAGAGCTGCGGGATATCCGCGGCACCGGCACGGGACCGGATGAATTCCTTGTCTTGCCGCCCAAACCTTTGAGCGCCCCTGACAACTATGCCACCCTGCCGCCTCCCACCCCAGGGGGTCAGAACCGCAGTGACGTCAATCCGCAGGCCGAGGCCGTTGTCGCATTGGGGGGCAAACCTGATGCCCTGTTGCCCGGCCGGGCGATCCCTGCCAGCGATTCTGGTCTGGTCACCGCCTCCAGCCGCTATGGGGTATCGCCGGATGTGCGCCAGGTCTTGGCCAGCGAAGACGCTGCCTTCCTCAAGCGCAGACGGCGCGGCGGGCGGATCAAGATTGCGCCTGTTGATCGCTACGAGCAGATCTATTCCAAACAGACCCTTGATCCCTTTGCGGTCAATGAAGCCTTCCGCCGGGCTGGGGTTGCAACACCTTCGGCACCACCCCGCAACGAAGAATAG
- the lspA gene encoding signal peptidase II yields the protein MAAARMIFWGAFWAFLLDQASKYLVIHWMGLSRRLSIDVLPPLLNFRYGENTGINFGLFGDGAESARWLLIGLSLAICLALVLWIGRGRDKGTLMQISAGLVIGGALGNVADRLLYGYVLDFLNMSCCGVNNPYVFNLADVFIFAGAAGLILFEGRLKKPA from the coding sequence ATGGCAGCAGCACGCATGATATTCTGGGGCGCCTTTTGGGCCTTTCTGTTGGATCAGGCCAGCAAATACCTGGTCATCCACTGGATGGGCCTGTCGCGTCGTCTCAGCATTGATGTGCTGCCGCCGCTGCTGAATTTCCGCTATGGGGAAAACACCGGCATCAACTTTGGCTTGTTTGGCGATGGCGCAGAGAGCGCCCGTTGGCTGCTGATTGGCCTGTCGCTGGCGATTTGCCTGGCGCTGGTGCTGTGGATTGGGCGCGGGCGCGACAAGGGCACCTTGATGCAGATCTCGGCGGGGCTGGTCATTGGCGGTGCCCTTGGCAATGTCGCCGATCGCCTGCTCTATGGCTACGTGCTCGACTTTCTCAACATGTCCTGTTGCGGGGTGAACAATCCATATGTCTTTAATCTGGCGGATGTGTTCATCTTTGCCGGAGCTGCGGGATTGATCCTGTTTGAGGGGCGCCTCAAAAAGCCTGCGTGA
- the purH gene encoding bifunctional phosphoribosylaminoimidazolecarboxamide formyltransferase/IMP cyclohydrolase → MTDQTPIRRALLSVSDKTGLIDLGKALSARGVELLSTGGSAKTLREAGLTVKDVADITGFPEMMDGRVKTLHPMVHGGLLALRDNADHVKAMDVHGIAPIDLLVVNLYPFEETVAKGADYDTCIENIDIGGPAMIRAAAKNHGDVTVVVDVADYDKLLGDMDQHGGATCPKFRRKLAQIAYARTAAYDAAVSTWLAGALELEAPRRRAFAGELKQTLRYGENSHQKAAFYTDGSNRPGVATAQQLQGKELSYNNINDTDAAYELVAEFDPAETAAVAIIKHANPCGVAKGATLTEAYQKAFDCDRTSAFGGIVALNQPLDADTASKIVEIFTEVVIAPGASDEAKAIFAAKKNLRLLLTDGLPDPRAAITAYKQVGGGVLVQDKDVGYVGMDDLKVVTEKAPTEEQMQDLLFAWKVAKHVKSNAIVYVKGNATVGVGAGQMSRLDSANVAASKAQRMADELGLDESLAKGSAVASDAFFPFADGLLEAAAAGATCVIQPGGSMRDDEVIAAANAQGIAMVFTGMRHFRH, encoded by the coding sequence ATGACCGACCAGACCCCCATCCGCCGCGCCCTGCTTTCCGTATCCGACAAGACCGGTCTTATCGACCTGGGCAAGGCGCTGAGCGCCCGCGGCGTTGAGCTTTTGTCCACCGGCGGCTCTGCCAAGACCCTGCGCGAAGCGGGTCTCACGGTGAAAGATGTGGCTGATATCACGGGCTTTCCTGAAATGATGGATGGCCGGGTGAAAACCCTGCACCCGATGGTGCATGGCGGGCTGCTGGCGCTGCGCGACAATGCCGATCACGTCAAGGCCATGGATGTGCACGGCATTGCCCCCATCGACCTGCTGGTGGTGAACCTCTACCCGTTTGAGGAAACCGTGGCCAAGGGCGCCGATTACGACACCTGCATCGAGAACATCGACATTGGCGGCCCGGCAATGATTCGCGCGGCTGCCAAAAACCATGGCGATGTGACCGTGGTTGTGGATGTGGCCGACTATGACAAGCTGCTGGGCGATATGGATCAGCACGGGGGGGCCACCTGTCCCAAGTTCCGCCGCAAGCTGGCGCAGATCGCCTATGCCCGCACCGCAGCCTATGATGCCGCGGTCTCGACCTGGCTGGCGGGCGCGCTGGAGCTGGAAGCCCCCCGTCGCCGCGCCTTTGCCGGCGAGCTGAAGCAGACCCTGCGCTATGGTGAGAACAGCCACCAGAAAGCCGCCTTTTACACCGATGGCAGCAACCGCCCCGGTGTTGCCACAGCCCAGCAGTTGCAGGGCAAGGAACTGTCCTACAACAATATCAACGATACCGACGCCGCCTATGAGCTGGTTGCCGAGTTTGACCCGGCTGAAACCGCAGCCGTGGCCATCATCAAACACGCCAACCCCTGCGGTGTGGCCAAGGGAGCAACTCTGACAGAGGCCTATCAAAAGGCCTTTGATTGCGACCGGACTTCGGCCTTTGGGGGCATCGTGGCGCTGAACCAGCCGCTGGATGCAGACACCGCCAGCAAGATCGTCGAGATCTTCACCGAGGTGGTGATTGCCCCCGGTGCCTCGGATGAGGCCAAGGCGATTTTTGCGGCCAAGAAAAACCTGCGCCTGCTGCTGACCGATGGTCTGCCTGATCCTCGCGCGGCCATCACCGCCTACAAACAGGTGGGCGGCGGTGTTCTGGTGCAGGACAAGGACGTGGGCTACGTCGGCATGGATGATCTGAAGGTTGTCACCGAAAAGGCGCCGACCGAGGAACAGATGCAGGATCTGCTCTTTGCCTGGAAGGTTGCCAAACACGTCAAATCCAACGCCATCGTCTATGTCAAAGGCAATGCCACCGTCGGTGTTGGCGCCGGCCAGATGAGCCGCCTGGACAGTGCCAATGTGGCGGCCTCCAAGGCGCAGCGCATGGCGGATGAGCTGGGTCTGGACGAAAGCCTTGCCAAAGGGTCAGCCGTGGCTTCGGATGCGTTCTTTCCCTTTGCCGATGGTCTGCTGGAAGCAGCAGCGGCAGGAGCGACCTGCGTGATCCAGCCCGGTGGTTCGATGCGTGACGACGAGGTGATCGCGGCGGCCAATGCGCAGGGTATCGCCATGGTCTTTACCGGCATGCGCCACTTCCGCCACTAG
- a CDS encoding heparinase II/III family protein produces the protein MSRYDRVAGRGTRMMNRLYAWRARRQPAATGFVSQPEPRTIGSFARGRQLVAGNLLFAGYLVESETTGLWDVNAPDAAFEAERQGFGWLDDLAAVGDIKARLKAQKWVWGWIETHGAGNGRGAALAWSPDLTGRRVIRWINHALFLLSSKDRAETEVFYQSLSQQTWFLSQRWQGASPGLPRFEALTGLIYAGLALQGREELADPAIRALAAECESQIDAEGGVPTRNPEELLEVFTLLTWAAAALHEVGRTVPAAQTAAIARIAPALRTLRHADGGLARFHGGGRGLEGWLDHALAASHVAGDHRDGLAMGYARLAARRTSVVIDAAVPPQGAASGNGHASSLAFELTSGRRPLIVNCGSGETFGLEWRRAGRATPSHSTLCLAGHSSARLAAPDRTTGQELLVEGPREVQVALDERSDGHRFQGGHDGYLRDFGLTHARTLELSDDGRGLSGEDLLVAIEDPARRVFSKVLDHSGARGVEFELRLHLHPEVDSALDLGGSAVSMALKSGEIWVFRHDGSCELKLEPSVYLEKTRLKPRAAKQIVLSGRAIEYATRVRWTLSKAQETAIAVRDLNRDEPEIFD, from the coding sequence ATGTCCAGATACGACAGAGTAGCGGGTCGCGGGACTCGCATGATGAATAGGCTATACGCCTGGCGCGCCCGCAGGCAGCCAGCCGCCACCGGGTTTGTCTCGCAGCCCGAACCGCGCACCATTGGCAGTTTTGCCCGTGGTCGTCAGCTGGTGGCGGGAAATCTGCTGTTTGCCGGCTATCTGGTCGAATCAGAAACCACCGGCCTATGGGACGTCAACGCGCCGGATGCGGCCTTTGAGGCCGAACGTCAGGGCTTTGGCTGGCTGGATGATCTGGCGGCGGTTGGGGATATCAAGGCACGGCTCAAGGCGCAGAAATGGGTCTGGGGCTGGATCGAAACCCATGGCGCTGGCAACGGGCGGGGGGCGGCTTTGGCCTGGTCTCCGGATCTGACCGGGCGCCGGGTGATCCGCTGGATCAACCATGCTCTGTTCCTGCTCAGCAGCAAAGACCGTGCCGAGACCGAAGTGTTTTATCAGTCCCTGTCGCAGCAGACCTGGTTCCTGTCCCAGCGCTGGCAGGGGGCCTCGCCGGGACTGCCCCGGTTTGAGGCCCTGACGGGGCTGATCTATGCCGGCCTGGCGCTGCAGGGTCGCGAGGAGCTGGCGGATCCGGCGATCCGGGCCTTGGCGGCGGAATGCGAGAGCCAGATTGATGCCGAGGGCGGTGTGCCAACGCGCAATCCCGAAGAGTTGTTGGAAGTCTTCACCCTGTTGACCTGGGCCGCAGCCGCCCTGCATGAGGTCGGCCGCACGGTGCCTGCCGCGCAGACGGCGGCGATCGCGCGGATTGCGCCTGCGCTGCGCACGCTGCGTCATGCGGATGGCGGGCTGGCGCGGTTTCATGGCGGCGGACGTGGGTTGGAGGGCTGGCTGGATCATGCCCTGGCGGCCAGCCACGTGGCGGGAGATCATCGTGATGGGCTGGCCATGGGCTATGCCCGTCTGGCGGCGCGCCGCACCTCGGTGGTGATTGATGCAGCGGTGCCACCACAGGGCGCGGCCTCCGGCAACGGCCATGCATCGTCGCTGGCGTTTGAGCTCACCTCGGGGCGGCGGCCTTTGATTGTCAATTGCGGCTCGGGAGAGACCTTTGGCCTGGAATGGCGCCGCGCCGGGCGGGCAACGCCGTCTCATTCGACCCTCTGTCTGGCGGGGCATTCCAGCGCGCGGCTTGCTGCACCGGATCGCACCACCGGCCAGGAACTGCTGGTGGAAGGCCCCAGGGAGGTACAGGTCGCATTGGATGAGCGCAGCGATGGCCATCGCTTTCAGGGCGGGCATGACGGCTATCTGCGGGATTTTGGCCTGACCCATGCGCGCACACTGGAGCTGTCGGATGATGGGCGCGGCTTGTCTGGCGAAGATCTGTTGGTGGCCATCGAAGACCCGGCCCGGCGGGTCTTTTCTAAGGTGCTGGATCACTCGGGCGCCAGGGGCGTCGAGTTTGAACTGCGGCTGCATCTCCACCCGGAAGTCGATTCAGCGCTGGATCTGGGGGGCTCTGCGGTGTCGATGGCGCTGAAGAGCGGCGAGATTTGGGTGTTTCGCCACGATGGCAGCTGTGAATTGAAGCTGGAACCCAGTGTTTATCTGGAAAAAACGCGATTAAAACCCCGTGCGGCAAAGCAGATCGTTTTATCTGGCCGCGCAATCGAGTATGCGACACGCGTCCGGTGGACGCTCAGCAAGGCGCAGGAGACTGCGATTGCCGTGCGCGACCTGAATCGGGATGAGCCCGAAATTTTTGACTGA
- a CDS encoding RsmB/NOP family class I SAM-dependent RNA methyltransferase yields MSDGTQARRTVIYLLDQVLGEGRLLAECYAAGALERLTPEDRARTQRLTLQTLRSLERADRVLQKHLKKATPLTVQNALRLGTVELCHGAAAHGVVNDMVAIISKHRRHGQLKGLVNAVLRKVADQGPAEWAKLRVPRLPKWLRKPLADAWGGEAMLEIEAAHYAGAPLDITGKPGADLSGLGGAVLATGSHRLTDAGQVSALAGYAAGDWWVQDAAAALPAQMLRVKPGERVLDLCAAPGGKTMQMAASGASVTAVDTSASRMERLQENLTRTGLTADLVVGDALEQGGQFDAVLLDAPCSATGTIRRHPDLPHAKDGSAFGALIELQAQMLAHAWSLVKPGGRMVFCTCSLLPDEGECQIEDALEMFPDMSVDRDVLPPLGIDPAWITEEGGLRLRPDYWPQQGGMDGFYMALLRKSA; encoded by the coding sequence ATGTCCGATGGAACTCAGGCCCGCCGTACGGTGATCTACCTATTGGATCAGGTTCTGGGTGAGGGGCGCCTTCTGGCGGAATGTTATGCGGCGGGCGCCTTGGAGCGACTGACGCCCGAGGATCGCGCCCGGACCCAGCGCCTGACATTGCAGACTCTGCGCAGCCTGGAACGCGCCGATCGTGTGCTGCAAAAACACCTGAAAAAAGCGACACCACTAACCGTGCAGAATGCCCTGCGTCTGGGCACGGTTGAGCTGTGCCACGGGGCCGCGGCGCATGGTGTGGTGAACGATATGGTGGCAATCATCTCCAAGCACCGCCGCCATGGACAGCTGAAAGGTCTGGTCAATGCGGTGCTGCGCAAAGTGGCCGACCAGGGCCCGGCTGAATGGGCCAAGCTACGGGTGCCGCGCCTGCCCAAATGGCTGCGCAAGCCCCTGGCGGATGCCTGGGGAGGGGAGGCGATGCTGGAGATCGAGGCGGCACATTACGCCGGGGCGCCACTGGATATCACCGGCAAGCCGGGCGCGGATCTGAGTGGCTTGGGAGGGGCCGTCCTGGCGACGGGATCACACCGGTTGACGGATGCCGGTCAGGTTTCGGCCCTGGCCGGATATGCGGCCGGGGACTGGTGGGTGCAGGATGCTGCCGCAGCCTTGCCCGCCCAGATGTTGCGGGTCAAACCGGGCGAGCGGGTGCTGGATCTCTGTGCTGCTCCGGGTGGCAAGACCATGCAGATGGCGGCCAGCGGTGCCAGCGTGACTGCGGTGGATACCTCAGCCAGTCGGATGGAGCGGCTGCAGGAAAACCTCACCCGGACCGGGCTGACAGCTGATCTGGTGGTGGGGGATGCGCTGGAGCAGGGGGGGCAGTTTGATGCGGTGTTGCTGGATGCACCCTGTTCGGCAACCGGTACCATTCGCCGCCACCCGGACCTGCCCCATGCCAAGGACGGCAGTGCCTTTGGCGCGCTGATTGAGCTGCAGGCGCAGATGCTGGCCCATGCCTGGAGCCTGGTCAAACCCGGTGGGCGCATGGTGTTTTGCACCTGCTCGCTGTTGCCGGACGAGGGCGAGTGCCAAATAGAAGACGCGCTGGAGATGTTCCCGGATATGTCCGTGGATCGCGATGTGTTGCCGCCGCTGGGGATTGATCCGGCCTGGATCACCGAAGAAGGGGGCTTGCGTCTGCGGCCAGACTATTGGCCCCAGCAGGGCGGCATGGACGGGTTTTACATGGCTCTTTTGCGTAAATCTGCCTAG
- a CDS encoding DUF1674 domain-containing protein: MSAETPPAKQAEPAIDPGLPPAAQRALAEAAERRKAAEAKAKPPVELGGRDGLDPARYGDWEKKGIAIDF, encoded by the coding sequence ATGAGCGCCGAAACCCCGCCCGCCAAACAGGCTGAACCCGCCATTGATCCCGGTCTGCCCCCCGCCGCCCAGCGCGCCCTGGCAGAAGCCGCCGAACGGCGCAAAGCCGCAGAGGCCAAGGCCAAACCACCGGTAGAGCTGGGCGGACGCGACGGCCTGGACCCGGCCCGCTACGGCGACTGGGAGAAAAAAGGCATCGCCATCGACTTTTGA
- a CDS encoding putative quinol monooxygenase, whose translation MIPEMRRYTLHPGLRETFIRHFEEVNRAALRDAGMLVFGPMRGLEDPDRVHWMRAFESLEQHEALKQAFYDSPVWTQDALPLVMPLVMPLIAHFEASLVATTEDFQGFDQTASL comes from the coding sequence ATGATTCCAGAAATGCGCCGCTACACCCTGCACCCCGGCCTGCGCGAGACCTTCATCCGCCACTTCGAGGAGGTGAACCGCGCCGCGCTACGGGATGCAGGCATGTTGGTCTTTGGCCCGATGCGCGGCCTCGAAGACCCAGACAGGGTGCATTGGATGCGCGCCTTTGAAAGCCTGGAACAGCACGAAGCGCTCAAACAGGCCTTTTATGACAGCCCGGTCTGGACGCAGGACGCCCTCCCCCTGGTGATGCCGCTGGTGATGCCGCTCATCGCCCATTTTGAGGCTTCCCTGGTAGCAACCACCGAGGATTTTCAGGGCTTTGACCAAACCGCCAGTCTCTGA
- the dapB gene encoding 4-hydroxy-tetrahydrodipicolinate reductase encodes MTETPGIVITGASGRMGQMLIKTVLDSDKARLVGAVERAGHAWVGQDLGLAMGGSAIGVVVTDDPLEAFSKAQAVIDFTSPEATLAFSKLAAQARAVHVIGTTGMSEAQIAQLEPAARHAVLVRAGNMSLGVNLLVQLTKKVAAALDEDFDIEVIEAHHHHKVDAPSGTALMLGEAAAEGRGVRLADVTDSGRDGITGARKRGDIGFSAIRGGDIVGEHDVMFAAAGERIVLRHMATDRAIFARGALKAALWGQNKAPGEYDMLDVLGL; translated from the coding sequence ATGACCGAGACACCAGGCATCGTGATTACAGGGGCTTCTGGCCGTATGGGGCAGATGCTGATCAAGACGGTTCTGGACAGCGACAAGGCACGGCTTGTTGGCGCGGTGGAACGGGCGGGTCATGCTTGGGTTGGTCAGGATCTGGGGCTTGCCATGGGCGGCAGCGCCATTGGTGTTGTGGTCACCGATGATCCGCTGGAGGCTTTCTCCAAAGCCCAGGCGGTGATCGACTTTACCTCGCCGGAGGCGACGCTGGCCTTCTCGAAACTGGCGGCGCAGGCGCGGGCGGTGCATGTGATTGGCACCACTGGCATGTCCGAGGCACAGATTGCCCAGCTGGAACCCGCTGCGCGCCACGCGGTTCTGGTGCGGGCCGGCAATATGAGCCTGGGGGTGAATCTCTTGGTGCAGCTGACCAAAAAGGTTGCCGCAGCCCTGGATGAGGATTTTGATATCGAGGTGATCGAGGCCCATCACCATCACAAGGTCGACGCACCCTCGGGTACCGCGCTGATGCTGGGCGAGGCCGCCGCCGAGGGCCGCGGTGTGCGCCTGGCAGATGTTACTGATTCTGGTCGTGATGGCATCACAGGGGCCCGCAAACGTGGGGACATCGGGTTCAGCGCCATCCGGGGTGGTGACATCGTGGGGGAACATGACGTGATGTTTGCCGCCGCTGGGGAGCGCATCGTGTTGCGTCACATGGCGACCGACCGGGCGATCTTTGCCCGAGGGGCTTTGAAAGCCGCGCTTTGGGGCCAGAACAAGGCGCCGGGAGAATATGACATGTTGGACGTTCTGGGGCTTTGA
- the rbfA gene encoding 30S ribosome-binding factor RbfA, whose protein sequence is MAKNKSPEGRAPSQRQLRVGELIRRTLSEVLSRGELHDPELNRMSITVGEVRVTPDLRIATAYVLPLGGKGQEDLLKLLARNKWELRTLAGKKLGMKYAPDLRFQLDLTYDQMDATRRMLEQDAVRRDIED, encoded by the coding sequence ATGGCAAAGAACAAATCTCCCGAGGGGCGCGCCCCCTCCCAACGGCAGCTGCGCGTCGGCGAGCTGATCCGCCGGACCCTGTCCGAAGTCCTGTCCCGTGGCGAGCTGCACGATCCCGAGCTGAATCGCATGTCCATCACCGTTGGCGAGGTCCGGGTGACCCCCGATCTGCGCATCGCGACAGCCTATGTGCTGCCGCTGGGCGGCAAGGGGCAAGAGGATCTGCTAAAACTGCTGGCCCGCAACAAATGGGAGCTACGCACCCTTGCGGGCAAGAAACTGGGGATGAAATACGCCCCGGATCTGCGGTTTCAGCTGGATCTTACCTATGATCAGATGGATGCCACCCGGCGGATGCTGGAACAGGACGCGGTGCGCCGCGATATCGAGGATTGA
- a CDS encoding phosphodiester glycosidase family protein, with amino-acid sequence MVGPAIGPVHAADSAAVSCDDLTFDGNRYTVCEVDATRAQLKLFLRDDKGQVFGHFSSIEAALEPEGKELVFATNAGMYHANRDPVGLYIEDGKQEMRLIPNAGPGNFGLLPNGVFCLRQGRADVFETLAFRDAGTTCTSATQSGPMLVIDGELHPRFLPNSTSAYIRNGVGTSADGSRVVFAISRNAVTFHQFGSLFRDHLKLPSALYFDGNISRLHAPQIGRSDAGFMMGPVVGVVE; translated from the coding sequence GTGGTTGGGCCTGCAATCGGGCCAGTGCATGCGGCCGACAGCGCTGCGGTCAGCTGCGATGATCTCACCTTTGACGGCAATCGGTATACGGTCTGTGAAGTCGATGCGACCCGGGCCCAGTTGAAGCTGTTCCTGCGCGACGACAAAGGTCAAGTCTTTGGCCATTTCTCCAGCATCGAAGCCGCGCTCGAACCTGAGGGCAAAGAGCTGGTCTTTGCCACCAATGCCGGCATGTATCACGCCAATCGCGATCCGGTTGGCCTGTATATCGAAGACGGCAAACAAGAGATGCGACTGATCCCCAACGCCGGTCCCGGCAATTTTGGCCTGCTGCCCAATGGGGTGTTCTGCCTGCGCCAGGGCCGCGCCGATGTGTTTGAAACCCTGGCCTTCCGCGATGCCGGCACAACCTGCACCTCGGCCACCCAATCGGGGCCGATGCTGGTGATCGACGGCGAGCTGCACCCGCGGTTTCTGCCCAATTCGACCTCTGCCTACATCCGCAACGGTGTCGGCACCTCAGCCGATGGCAGCCGCGTGGTTTTTGCCATTTCGCGCAATGCGGTGACCTTTCACCAGTTTGGCAGCCTGTTTCGCGACCACCTGAAGCTGCCCAGCGCGTTATATTTTGATGGCAACATCTCGCGGCTGCATGCGCCGCAGATCGGGCGTTCCGACGCCGGGTTCATGATGGGGCCGGTTGTTGGCGTGGTTGAATAA
- the truB gene encoding tRNA pseudouridine(55) synthase TruB produces MARKRKGRDISGWLVVDKPAGLTSTAVVNKVRWALEAKKAGHAGTLDPEATGVLAIALGEATKTVPYITDALKAYTFTVRLGQATNTDDAEGEVIASSEMRPSDDEIKEALSQFIGDIQQIPPKFSAVKIDGQRAYKLARDGDEDFEIAARPLWVEELVLVDRPDADHVVLEMTCGKGGYVRSIARDLGAALGCHGHVKVLRRIWSGPFEAADGLTLDEVLRMERTPELDTHLRPLEEGLAELSELKCTPEGATRLRNGNPGMVLASDLEYGDEAWASLNGKAVAVGIYKAGELHPSRVFVQPD; encoded by the coding sequence ATGGCACGCAAACGCAAAGGCCGCGATATTTCGGGTTGGCTGGTGGTGGACAAACCCGCCGGGCTGACCTCCACCGCCGTCGTGAACAAGGTGCGCTGGGCGCTGGAGGCCAAAAAGGCCGGCCATGCGGGGACCCTGGATCCCGAAGCCACCGGCGTGCTGGCCATTGCCCTGGGTGAGGCCACCAAGACCGTTCCCTATATTACCGATGCGCTGAAGGCCTATACCTTTACCGTGCGGCTGGGACAGGCCACCAATACCGATGACGCCGAGGGGGAGGTCATTGCCTCCAGCGAGATGCGCCCCAGTGACGATGAGATCAAAGAGGCGCTGTCGCAGTTTATTGGCGACATCCAGCAGATCCCACCCAAGTTTTCAGCCGTGAAAATCGACGGCCAGCGCGCCTATAAGCTGGCCCGCGATGGGGATGAGGATTTTGAAATCGCCGCGCGACCGCTGTGGGTCGAAGAACTGGTTTTGGTGGACCGCCCCGACGCCGACCACGTGGTGCTGGAAATGACCTGCGGCAAGGGCGGCTATGTACGCTCCATCGCCCGTGATCTGGGCGCCGCGCTGGGCTGCCATGGCCATGTAAAAGTGCTGCGCCGCATCTGGTCCGGCCCCTTTGAGGCCGCTGACGGGCTGACCCTGGATGAGGTATTGCGCATGGAACGCACGCCCGAGCTGGACACCCATCTGCGCCCACTGGAAGAGGGGCTGGCCGAGCTGTCCGAGCTGAAATGCACACCCGAAGGCGCCACCCGTCTGCGCAATGGCAACCCCGGCATGGTGCTGGCCTCAGATCTGGAATACGGCGATGAAGCCTGGGCTTCGCTGAATGGCAAGGCCGTCGCCGTGGGCATCTACAAGGCGGGCGAACTGCATCCCTCGCGGGTGTTTGTACAGCCCGACTGA
- a CDS encoding DUF1643 domain-containing protein — translation MITRSHTKGDAPSTAVYSDCEIFRYSLTRVWDPAGQRVMFVMLNPSKATEVQNDPTIERCERRARALGFGGFQATNIFAIRATDPKVMRSAADPEGPDNKAAILQGLDWADMVICAWGTHGAHRNQGAAIETLLRASGKPLHHLGLSKHGHPKHPLYIAYSQRPLRWN, via the coding sequence ATGATCACTCGCAGCCATACCAAGGGCGACGCGCCCTCCACCGCCGTCTATTCCGATTGCGAGATCTTTCGCTACAGCCTCACCCGTGTCTGGGATCCGGCGGGGCAGCGGGTGATGTTTGTGATGCTGAACCCCTCCAAGGCCACCGAGGTGCAGAATGACCCCACCATCGAGCGCTGCGAACGGCGCGCCCGCGCCCTGGGCTTTGGTGGGTTTCAAGCCACCAATATCTTTGCCATTCGCGCCACCGATCCAAAGGTGATGCGCAGCGCCGCAGACCCGGAAGGCCCCGACAACAAGGCGGCGATCCTACAGGGGCTGGACTGGGCCGATATGGTGATCTGTGCCTGGGGCACCCACGGCGCCCACCGTAACCAGGGCGCCGCGATCGAGACCCTGCTGCGCGCCAGTGGAAAACCCTTGCACCATCTTGGTCTCAGCAAGCACGGCCACCCCAAACATCCGCTCTATATTGCCTACAGCCAGCGCCCCCTACGCTGGAATTAA